The following are from one region of the Prevotella communis genome:
- a CDS encoding helix-turn-helix domain-containing protein, with the protein MIDTDNILSVLDNYTLESADDIALKLAEDFRHRRIEKSLTREELAKKAEIAVSNLVRFEQKGLISLKNLIALAMALGYTSEIKNLFATPKYTTMEELTQIRKNTNKKKAYKKQ; encoded by the coding sequence ATGATTGATACAGATAATATATTATCAGTTCTCGACAACTATACGTTAGAATCTGCTGATGACATCGCGCTAAAGTTGGCAGAGGATTTTCGTCATAGGCGGATAGAGAAGAGTCTGACGAGAGAAGAACTTGCAAAGAAAGCAGAAATCGCTGTTAGCAACCTGGTAAGGTTTGAACAAAAAGGACTGATTTCGCTAAAGAATCTGATTGCGCTGGCTATGGCCTTAGGCTATACTTCGGAAATCAAGAATCTGTTTGCAACTCCCAAATACACCACCATGGAAGAACTGACGCAGATTCGCAAGAACACCAACAAGAAGAAAGCATATAAGAAGCAATGA
- a CDS encoding FKBP-type peptidyl-prolyl cis-trans isomerase, which translates to MDKVSYALGLGIGQQLAQMGATDLNVDDFAQSIKDVLAGAELKVSHRDAQQIVQEYFAKKEAAMNAERAEKGKAAKEEGEKYLAENAKKEGVITTASGLQYQVLKEGNGKKPTAKDSVKCHYEGFLIDGTVFDSSVQRGEPAVFGLQQVIAGWTEGLQLMSEGGKYRFFIPYRLAYGEGGAGAMIPPFATLIFDVELIEVM; encoded by the coding sequence ATGGATAAAGTAAGTTATGCCCTGGGTTTGGGCATCGGACAGCAGCTGGCACAGATGGGTGCTACAGATCTGAATGTAGATGATTTCGCACAGTCAATCAAGGATGTGCTCGCAGGTGCTGAGCTGAAGGTGTCACATCGTGATGCCCAGCAGATTGTGCAGGAATATTTTGCAAAGAAGGAAGCCGCTATGAATGCAGAGCGTGCCGAGAAGGGCAAGGCTGCTAAGGAAGAGGGCGAGAAATATCTGGCTGAGAATGCCAAGAAGGAAGGTGTTATCACGACTGCCAGCGGCCTGCAGTATCAGGTGCTGAAGGAGGGTAACGGTAAGAAGCCTACCGCCAAGGATTCTGTGAAGTGTCACTACGAGGGTTTCCTCATCGACGGTACCGTGTTCGACAGCAGTGTACAGCGTGGCGAGCCCGCCGTATTCGGTCTGCAGCAGGTTATCGCTGGCTGGACCGAGGGTCTGCAGCTGATGTCTGAGGGTGGCAAGTACCGCTTCTTCATCCCTTACCGCCTGGCTTATGGCGAGGGTGGTGCAGGTGCAATGATTCCTCCCTTTGCTACCTTGATTTTCGATGTAGAGCTCATCGAGGTGATGTAA
- a CDS encoding DUF4468 domain-containing protein: MKKIFCWMLTAILACGAMSAQAQVMKAADLEKYAKEKYGDKWLDAAANLAKELTLDKNESLSYQQVIEAPGKTKSQLYVALNYWATATFKDKQAITLNDKDAGCIIISSSIDGIADHTGTLNRYVVSITPVIKIDIKEGRVRVTYTVQNYDILKAEAAGWIGGILDNSSNRTDRQNVYGDGKRLKGDNTDRRLYDEQWEIAKHYPFVEKDNKKRTCSKALVMTHAYSNAIMDKVEEAIKNGIVGNEDEDW; the protein is encoded by the coding sequence ATGAAGAAGATTTTTTGTTGGATGCTGACCGCTATCCTTGCTTGTGGTGCTATGAGTGCTCAGGCACAAGTGATGAAAGCAGCCGATTTGGAGAAATATGCTAAAGAGAAATATGGTGATAAGTGGCTCGATGCTGCTGCTAACCTGGCCAAGGAACTGACGCTGGATAAGAACGAGTCGCTGTCTTATCAGCAGGTTATCGAGGCTCCTGGTAAGACGAAGTCACAGCTTTATGTGGCGCTGAACTACTGGGCTACGGCAACTTTTAAGGACAAGCAGGCTATCACGCTCAATGATAAGGATGCAGGCTGCATCATCATCTCTTCTTCTATCGATGGTATCGCTGATCATACAGGTACCCTCAACCGTTATGTGGTGAGCATCACGCCCGTTATCAAGATTGATATCAAGGAAGGACGTGTGCGTGTCACTTATACCGTACAAAACTATGACATCCTCAAGGCTGAGGCTGCTGGCTGGATTGGTGGCATTCTTGACAACAGTTCCAACCGTACAGACCGTCAGAATGTCTATGGTGATGGCAAGCGCCTGAAGGGCGATAATACCGATCGCCGTCTCTATGACGAGCAGTGGGAGATTGCCAAGCATTATCCTTTTGTGGAGAAAGATAATAAGAAGCGTACCTGCTCAAAGGCTCTCGTGATGACCCACGCCTATTCCAACGCTATCATGGATAAGGTGGAAGAAGCCATCAAGAATGGTATCGTGGGCAACGAGGACGAAGACTGGTAA
- a CDS encoding FKBP-type peptidyl-prolyl cis-trans isomerase has translation MKKILTIALALVVSASFSTVDAKKKKDKKADKTEVVKAPVKLLSSSDSLSYTVGMSVTEGLVGYLQSQLGVDTAYMTDFVAGFEEAVKALKDPRQKARMAGVTIAEQVSGRMLSGLKQEADGAPDSINEQLFFRGFADALLGDTTVMTTAKAHTVSSQKTEANRQAKIAALTEKGRAFLAENAKKEGVICLPSGLQYKVLKQGDGIVPQKTDKVKVHYEGRLIDGTVFDASSKHGNEPATFRPDQVIKGWTEALTMMPVGSKWQLFIPQELGYGERAAGQIPPYSTLIFDVELVGIDK, from the coding sequence ATGAAGAAGATACTGACTATAGCACTCGCCCTCGTGGTGAGTGCTTCTTTTAGCACCGTGGATGCTAAAAAGAAGAAGGATAAGAAGGCCGACAAGACCGAGGTGGTGAAGGCTCCCGTGAAGCTGCTCTCAAGCAGTGACTCGCTGAGCTATACCGTTGGTATGTCTGTTACCGAGGGCCTGGTAGGCTATCTGCAGTCTCAGCTGGGTGTTGACACCGCTTACATGACTGATTTCGTGGCTGGTTTCGAAGAGGCTGTCAAGGCACTGAAGGATCCCCGTCAGAAGGCGCGTATGGCTGGTGTGACGATTGCCGAGCAGGTGAGCGGACGTATGCTCTCTGGTTTGAAGCAGGAGGCCGATGGTGCTCCCGATTCCATCAACGAGCAACTCTTCTTCCGTGGCTTTGCTGATGCTTTGCTGGGTGATACCACGGTGATGACTACCGCAAAGGCTCATACCGTGTCTAGTCAGAAGACCGAGGCTAACCGTCAGGCCAAGATTGCTGCCCTGACAGAGAAAGGTCGTGCTTTCCTGGCCGAGAATGCCAAGAAGGAAGGTGTGATTTGTCTGCCCAGCGGTTTGCAGTATAAGGTCTTGAAGCAGGGCGATGGCATCGTGCCTCAGAAGACCGACAAGGTGAAGGTGCACTATGAGGGCCGACTGATCGACGGCACCGTATTTGATGCTTCTTCTAAGCATGGCAACGAACCCGCTACCTTCCGTCCCGACCAGGTTATCAAGGGATGGACAGAGGCGCTCACCATGATGCCTGTTGGCTCTAAGTGGCAGCTCTTTATCCCTCAGGAACTGGGTTACGGCGAGCGTGCTGCAGGACAGATTCCTCCTTATTCTACCTTAATTTTTGACGTAGAATTGGTAGGTATTGATAAATAA
- a CDS encoding Lrp/AsnC family transcriptional regulator has product MEKIDNLDKKILSILSQNARIPFKDVAADCGVSRAAIHQRVQRLVDNNVITGSGFDVNPKSLGYRTCTYVGITLERGSMYKDVVKRLELVPEVVECHFTTGPYTMMVKLYARDNEQLMDLINGQLQEIPGVVATETLISLEQSIKREIPVHFEEIEL; this is encoded by the coding sequence ATGGAGAAAATTGATAACCTAGACAAGAAAATTCTGAGCATCTTGTCACAGAACGCACGTATTCCTTTTAAGGATGTTGCCGCCGACTGCGGTGTGTCGCGTGCTGCTATTCATCAGCGTGTGCAGCGCCTTGTTGATAATAATGTTATCACGGGCAGCGGCTTTGACGTTAACCCCAAGTCTTTGGGCTATCGCACTTGTACCTATGTAGGTATCACCCTGGAGCGTGGTTCTATGTACAAGGATGTGGTGAAGCGTCTGGAACTCGTCCCTGAGGTTGTGGAGTGCCATTTCACCACTGGTCCTTATACCATGATGGTGAAACTCTATGCGCGCGACAATGAGCAGTTGATGGACCTCATCAATGGCCAGCTGCAGGAAATTCCCGGCGTGGTGGCTACAGAGACGCTGATCTCGCTCGAACAGAGCATCAAACGTGAAATACCTGTTCATTTCGAAGAAATAGAATTGTAA
- a CDS encoding membrane dipeptidase, with the protein MRHFDLNAILAEAHQEFPVAQRRPVIGITGNYGELTCKLGEGYYKQIVAAGGVPMIIPPVADKTVLADTLDRIDALMLSGGADINPLYCGEEPVPGLGGINSERDLPELLIARMAYNRQLPILGICRGIQTLAVALGGKVEQDIKLTTVKHSQDADRSEPTHSVSIEKDSTLYKIYSGSKSFTLHSSLFPLYVNSFHHQAVSDAGPRFRVVGRAADGVIEAIESTEFKPILGVQWHPECMGADGLPVFQWLVDEARKFKEVKRVHHHTLTLDTHCDTPMFFPQDVNFAARDPRILVDLHKMTEGRQDATIMVAYLPQQSDQWQGVKGEKRAFADDIFDKIEQIVAQNADYLALARTPQQLWDNKHAGRKSIMMGIENGLALDGDIHNIQHFKDRGIVYITLCHNGDNDICDSARGSETHGGVSAFGQEVIREMNRLGIMVDLSHAHEKSFYDALELSRTPIVCSHSSARALCDHPRNLTDDQMRALAAKGGVCQITLYHGFLKKEGEATILDAMQHLDHAIQVMGIDHVGLGTDFDGDGGICGLANSSELTNFTRQLLARRYSDADIQKIWGGNFLRVMQQVQGVER; encoded by the coding sequence ATGAGGCATTTTGATTTGAATGCTATACTGGCCGAGGCTCATCAGGAATTCCCTGTCGCGCAGCGTCGGCCGGTTATTGGTATTACAGGCAACTATGGTGAGCTGACCTGTAAACTGGGTGAGGGATACTATAAACAGATAGTGGCTGCTGGTGGTGTGCCTATGATTATTCCGCCTGTGGCTGACAAGACAGTGCTGGCCGACACGCTCGACCGTATTGATGCCCTGATGCTCAGTGGCGGAGCCGATATCAACCCCCTCTATTGTGGTGAGGAACCTGTGCCGGGCCTGGGAGGCATCAATAGTGAGCGCGACCTGCCCGAACTGCTCATTGCCCGAATGGCCTATAACCGTCAGTTGCCTATCCTTGGCATCTGTCGTGGCATCCAGACCTTGGCTGTGGCTTTGGGCGGCAAGGTGGAGCAGGATATCAAGTTGACTACCGTGAAACATTCACAGGATGCTGATCGCTCAGAACCTACGCATTCTGTCTCCATTGAAAAAGATTCTACCTTGTATAAAATATACAGCGGTAGCAAGTCTTTCACTCTTCACTCTTCACTTTTCCCTCTCTATGTCAACTCCTTCCATCATCAGGCGGTGAGCGATGCCGGACCTCGTTTCCGTGTTGTCGGTCGTGCTGCCGATGGGGTGATAGAGGCTATTGAGAGTACCGAGTTCAAGCCTATCCTGGGTGTGCAGTGGCATCCGGAGTGTATGGGTGCCGACGGACTGCCTGTCTTTCAGTGGCTGGTGGACGAGGCACGGAAGTTCAAGGAGGTGAAGCGTGTGCATCATCACACCTTGACGCTCGACACCCATTGCGACACGCCGATGTTCTTCCCTCAGGATGTGAACTTCGCCGCTCGCGACCCACGTATCCTTGTTGACTTGCATAAGATGACCGAGGGACGCCAGGATGCCACGATCATGGTGGCTTATCTGCCTCAGCAGAGTGACCAATGGCAGGGCGTTAAAGGCGAGAAACGTGCTTTTGCTGACGATATCTTTGATAAGATTGAACAAATCGTGGCACAGAATGCCGATTATCTGGCGCTTGCCCGTACGCCTCAGCAGTTGTGGGATAATAAGCATGCCGGACGCAAGAGTATCATGATGGGTATCGAGAACGGTTTGGCACTTGATGGTGACATCCACAATATTCAGCATTTCAAGGACCGTGGCATCGTCTATATCACCCTTTGTCATAATGGCGATAATGACATCTGCGACTCTGCCCGTGGCTCTGAGACCCATGGTGGCGTGAGTGCCTTTGGGCAGGAGGTTATCCGCGAGATGAACCGACTGGGTATTATGGTCGATCTGAGTCATGCCCACGAGAAGAGTTTCTATGATGCCTTGGAACTGTCAAGGACGCCTATCGTATGCAGTCATAGTTCGGCTCGTGCCCTGTGTGACCATCCGCGCAACCTGACCGACGACCAGATGCGTGCCCTTGCCGCCAAGGGTGGCGTGTGCCAGATAACGCTTTATCATGGGTTTCTGAAGAAAGAGGGCGAGGCTACCATCTTGGATGCTATGCAACATTTGGATCATGCTATTCAGGTGATGGGTATCGACCACGTAGGACTGGGTACCGATTTTGATGGCGATGGTGGTATCTGTGGGTTGGCAAACAGTAGTGAGCTGACCAACTTCACCCGCCAGCTGCTGGCTCGTCGTTATAGTGATGCCGATATCCAGAAGATATGGGGAGGCAACTTCCTGCGTGTCATGCAGCAGGTGCAAGGAGTTGAAAGGTGA
- a CDS encoding FKBP-type peptidyl-prolyl cis-trans isomerase — MKKIFSMAVAAIAVAGMMSCNGNSPKASLKTDVDTLSYAVGMSQSQGLMDYLSRAKGVDTTYIAEFLQGVNDGANAADDPKKAAYFAGIEIGQQISNNMVKGLNYQLFGEDSTQTVSLRNILAGFVNGVKGDGKMTVQEADSVANVLFEAIKAKAQEKQFGANKTAGEKFLAQNAKKEGVKTLPCGVQYKVIKEGNGAMPADTSTVVVNYEGRLVDGTVFDASNRHGDQPAEFMVGRVIKGWQEALKAMPAGSEWEIYIPQELGYGANQSGQIPPFSALIFKVELVEVK; from the coding sequence ATGAAAAAGATTTTTTCTATGGCTGTTGCAGCCATTGCTGTTGCTGGCATGATGTCATGCAACGGAAACTCGCCTAAGGCAAGTTTGAAAACTGATGTTGATACCCTGAGCTATGCTGTCGGTATGAGTCAGAGTCAGGGTCTCATGGATTATCTGTCACGTGCCAAGGGCGTTGACACCACCTACATCGCAGAGTTCCTGCAGGGTGTTAACGACGGTGCCAATGCCGCTGATGATCCTAAGAAGGCTGCTTATTTCGCTGGTATCGAGATTGGTCAGCAGATTTCCAACAACATGGTGAAGGGTCTGAACTATCAGCTCTTCGGTGAGGATTCTACTCAGACCGTATCTCTCCGCAATATCCTTGCAGGTTTCGTCAATGGTGTAAAGGGCGACGGCAAGATGACTGTTCAGGAGGCTGACTCAGTTGCCAATGTTCTGTTCGAGGCTATCAAGGCCAAGGCTCAGGAGAAGCAGTTTGGTGCCAACAAGACTGCCGGTGAGAAGTTCCTGGCTCAGAATGCCAAGAAGGAAGGTGTGAAGACCCTGCCTTGCGGTGTTCAGTACAAGGTGATTAAGGAAGGCAACGGTGCTATGCCTGCTGATACCTCTACCGTAGTGGTTAACTACGAGGGGCGTCTGGTTGACGGTACTGTGTTCGACGCTTCTAACCGTCATGGTGACCAGCCCGCCGAGTTCATGGTTGGCCGTGTTATCAAGGGTTGGCAGGAGGCTCTGAAGGCTATGCCTGCTGGTTCAGAGTGGGAGATCTACATTCCTCAGGAGTTGGGCTACGGTGCCAACCAGTCTGGTCAGATTCCTCCTTTCTCTGCCCTGATTTTCAAGGTAGAACTTGTTGAAGTGAAGTAA
- a CDS encoding TlpA disulfide reductase family protein, with translation MKSFIITILLTLVSMTGHGEIKCHVVGTVADGVKRQTFYVAQQGTADDDDAKWTEIKVKDGHFALDIEAETTEMYEIIEDHKEGGHFALFLVENDTVRITITPDDEGARLDVVAGGPEQEKWLEMQRMSKGLFGQEAEMIESKLDSLEDNDLLDTPEGRKLVQAHDSLKARIDAWMKAYKADHPMLYGLLYLEVGMLYAYDDINEARPYLDEYHQLYEHLFPKHPAHRRIALKELGLQLQPGQPYFNDYEAATADGEKVSVGTLYRGRVTLIIMWASWCNSCRGHAKLLIPLYEKYHDAGLNVVAIAREWNMKSFRLAMKRDKYPWPSLVDYQDCFGVWEKHAKKNGSGKFLLIDRDGTILSTSFDAQELEPIIKKALNIE, from the coding sequence ATGAAATCATTCATCATCACCATCCTGCTGACCCTCGTCTCAATGACGGGACATGGAGAAATAAAATGCCATGTCGTCGGGACTGTTGCTGACGGTGTGAAGCGCCAGACATTCTACGTTGCACAACAAGGCACGGCAGACGATGATGATGCAAAATGGACGGAGATAAAAGTTAAGGACGGGCATTTCGCCCTCGATATAGAAGCCGAAACGACTGAGATGTACGAAATCATAGAGGATCATAAGGAGGGTGGACATTTCGCACTTTTCCTTGTAGAGAACGATACTGTGCGCATCACTATCACCCCCGATGATGAAGGTGCACGTCTGGATGTTGTCGCAGGAGGTCCAGAGCAAGAGAAGTGGTTGGAGATGCAGCGTATGTCCAAAGGCCTTTTCGGACAGGAGGCTGAGATGATAGAGAGCAAGCTCGACTCCTTGGAAGACAACGATCTGCTGGATACGCCCGAGGGGCGTAAATTAGTGCAGGCACATGACTCACTCAAGGCACGGATTGACGCATGGATGAAAGCCTACAAGGCCGACCATCCAATGCTTTATGGATTGCTCTACTTAGAGGTTGGAATGCTCTATGCATACGATGATATAAACGAGGCTCGGCCTTATCTTGATGAATACCATCAGCTATATGAGCACCTCTTTCCAAAGCATCCCGCTCATCGCCGCATCGCCCTAAAGGAACTAGGACTCCAGCTGCAACCAGGACAGCCATACTTCAACGATTATGAGGCTGCAACAGCCGACGGGGAGAAAGTCAGCGTCGGCACTCTCTATCGTGGACGGGTAACCCTCATCATCATGTGGGCATCATGGTGTAACTCGTGTCGCGGCCATGCCAAGTTGCTCATCCCCCTCTATGAAAAATACCATGATGCAGGACTTAACGTCGTAGCTATTGCCCGCGAATGGAATATGAAATCCTTCCGTCTGGCTATGAAGCGCGACAAGTACCCATGGCCCAGCCTCGTGGACTATCAAGACTGCTTTGGCGTCTGGGAAAAGCATGCCAAGAAGAACGGCTCTGGTAAATTTCTGCTTATCGACCGCGATGGTACCATTCTATCCACCTCTTTCGATGCTCAGGAGTTGGAACCGATTATCAAGAAAGCACTAAACATTGAATAA
- a CDS encoding type II toxin-antitoxin system HipA family toxin has translation MKSIDRLTVKYHNGVVGILSLTPDDKFCAFEYDKSWLADGFSISPLELPLHQGLFIAKPQPFYGNFGIFEDSLPDGYGRYLLHKALMREGINDTNLSSLDRLSLVGNGGMGALTYHPETHIQLSNGATDLDMLQQKALEVLKEQQDTDAGLLLYNSGNSGGARPKAIFHDEEGHWLVKFRHTYDPKDIGQQEFHYNEVAKHCGIKVPDFKLMNGRYFASRRFDINEDGQRIHTATAGALLCLSLANPVLDYSNLLALTGYLTQSSKEVEEMFRRMVFNYLTENKDDHCKNFSFLVIQEPTGRYVWHLAPAYDLTLCTEGYNGEHATSVNGTGDPTLADMIAVGTKIKMREERCREIFEEVEAGCGDLLLHRIKK, from the coding sequence ATGAAAAGTATAGATCGTCTGACTGTAAAATATCACAATGGGGTCGTTGGCATATTATCGCTGACACCCGATGATAAATTCTGTGCTTTCGAATACGACAAAAGCTGGTTGGCTGATGGTTTCAGCATCTCGCCACTCGAACTACCCCTACATCAAGGACTATTCATCGCCAAGCCACAGCCTTTCTATGGCAACTTCGGCATTTTCGAGGATAGTCTGCCTGATGGTTATGGGCGCTATCTGCTCCACAAAGCTTTAATGCGTGAGGGCATCAACGACACTAACCTTTCCTCACTTGACAGGCTAAGCCTCGTAGGAAATGGTGGCATGGGGGCGCTCACCTATCATCCTGAAACGCATATTCAATTAAGCAACGGTGCGACAGATTTGGACATGCTGCAACAGAAGGCTCTTGAAGTCCTGAAAGAACAGCAAGACACTGACGCAGGATTACTACTTTATAATAGCGGTAATAGTGGAGGCGCACGGCCCAAAGCCATCTTCCATGATGAAGAAGGACATTGGCTGGTAAAATTCCGCCACACCTACGACCCCAAGGATATAGGCCAGCAGGAATTCCATTATAACGAGGTAGCAAAACATTGTGGCATCAAAGTTCCAGATTTCAAACTGATGAACGGACGCTATTTCGCTTCACGTCGCTTTGATATCAACGAAGACGGACAGCGTATTCATACTGCAACTGCAGGGGCATTACTCTGTTTGTCGCTGGCCAATCCTGTTCTTGACTATAGCAACCTCCTGGCATTAACTGGCTATTTAACCCAAAGCAGCAAGGAAGTTGAGGAGATGTTCCGTCGTATGGTGTTCAACTATCTGACTGAGAATAAAGACGACCACTGCAAGAACTTTAGTTTCTTAGTCATCCAGGAACCTACAGGTCGTTATGTCTGGCATCTTGCTCCAGCCTATGACCTGACGCTCTGCACAGAAGGTTATAACGGTGAACACGCTACATCAGTCAACGGAACAGGCGATCCCACCTTAGCAGATATGATTGCCGTAGGAACAAAGATTAAGATGAGAGAAGAGCGATGCCGAGAAATCTTCGAAGAAGTAGAAGCTGGCTGTGGTGACCTTTTGCTTCATCGCATAAAGAAATAA
- a CDS encoding TlpA family protein disulfide reductase: MIKNALTTLLLALIALTGQAQAIPQDWFKADTITIKGSIEGYDAEKFGFTTMQCNYEDVFEKGQATVILDIAPDGTFEKSFVANYPSMNRFYTSKSKVEFFEIPFFVRPGETIDISVRLNEQGKYECFYKNGSSKKVERWLKSRKMMNGQCRSLSSFKGRFIDVQTVADSVWQNLMQCVSSVSQQFHYTPFEVQLAQAEAQVQFLSAMMTCADNHDMRSYKEEDGIYMPEIVDSAEWLAIREGRNYAALRHIDFDNPLLLSCEDFPRTLNHTEYSPMIHTQLFGPIKNEKGEYERPELLSTNKKVFENVCQNFRDMLNTDDRNSLMIQLCNYKHMQGLFPSWIQFDETKKDTTLRESFRQELATNCASPENMFPIYLSTFSHPFIRQKAEEFYASRMMQEGLTSTLPLDNSVADIIRKVSARYPGRILFVDFWAMWCGNCKFAINKSKQLRAEMAKRNDVKLIFIANEENPENEAYKRYVNEWLADEEIICVNNIEFRRLQELFYFNSIPHYEVFTPDCRRVHDDLISQGYSSLEHLLKRLKEKLK; this comes from the coding sequence ATGATTAAAAACGCCCTAACCACCCTCCTGCTTGCCCTCATTGCCCTGACGGGGCAGGCTCAGGCTATTCCACAAGATTGGTTTAAGGCCGACACCATTACAATCAAAGGTAGCATTGAAGGATACGATGCAGAGAAGTTTGGCTTTACAACGATGCAGTGCAACTATGAAGACGTATTCGAGAAAGGTCAGGCGACAGTAATTCTCGACATAGCACCTGACGGGACGTTTGAGAAAAGCTTTGTGGCAAATTACCCGTCAATGAACCGTTTTTATACGAGCAAATCAAAAGTGGAATTCTTTGAAATTCCGTTCTTCGTCCGCCCTGGTGAAACCATCGACATCTCTGTGCGTCTCAATGAACAAGGAAAATACGAATGTTTCTACAAAAATGGCAGCAGCAAGAAAGTGGAACGCTGGCTGAAGTCTAGAAAGATGATGAACGGCCAATGTAGGTCGTTGTCTTCATTCAAAGGAAGATTCATCGATGTGCAGACTGTGGCTGATAGTGTTTGGCAGAACCTGATGCAATGCGTATCGTCGGTTAGTCAGCAGTTCCACTATACACCATTTGAAGTGCAGTTAGCCCAAGCCGAAGCACAGGTACAGTTTTTATCTGCCATGATGACTTGTGCCGATAATCATGACATGCGTTCCTACAAAGAAGAGGATGGAATATACATGCCTGAGATAGTTGACAGTGCTGAATGGCTGGCAATAAGAGAAGGTAGAAACTATGCAGCTCTGCGTCATATTGACTTTGACAATCCCCTGTTACTATCTTGCGAAGATTTCCCACGAACATTGAACCATACAGAGTATTCGCCTATGATACATACACAATTGTTTGGCCCCATCAAGAATGAGAAAGGCGAATATGAAAGACCAGAACTCCTATCGACCAACAAGAAAGTATTTGAGAATGTCTGCCAAAACTTTCGCGATATGCTCAATACAGACGACAGAAACAGCCTAATGATTCAACTCTGCAATTATAAACATATGCAGGGACTATTTCCCTCATGGATACAATTTGATGAGACAAAGAAAGACACAACATTGCGAGAATCCTTCCGACAGGAGTTGGCTACAAATTGCGCAAGTCCAGAAAACATGTTTCCAATATATCTCTCCACATTTTCTCACCCTTTTATCCGACAGAAAGCGGAGGAGTTCTATGCTTCCAGAATGATGCAGGAAGGATTAACCAGCACATTGCCTCTTGATAATTCTGTGGCAGACATCATTAGAAAGGTCTCTGCTCGTTATCCAGGACGCATCCTGTTTGTTGATTTCTGGGCGATGTGGTGCGGTAATTGTAAATTCGCTATAAATAAAAGCAAGCAACTTCGTGCTGAGATGGCCAAACGCAACGATGTGAAACTCATCTTCATTGCTAACGAAGAGAATCCGGAAAATGAAGCCTACAAGCGATATGTGAACGAGTGGCTCGCTGACGAAGAAATCATCTGCGTTAACAACATAGAATTTCGCCGTTTACAGGAACTCTTCTACTTCAACAGCATTCCACACTACGAAGTTTTCACTCCCGATTGTCGCCGTGTACACGATGACCTCATTAGTCAAGGTTATAGTAGCCTTGAACACCTATTGAAACGATTAAAAGAAAAACTCAAATAA